The DNA segment GACGTTCTATGATAAAACGGGATACATGATGTTGGGGAAGAAATGTATGTCACTCTACAAGTGGGCAACAGGAAGGTAGTTGTGACTTTGGCTCTGTAccatgtgacctggggcaagtcatgTAAGCTCTCAGAGCCTCTGTGTTCCTCTCTctaaaatgggggtggggatttccctggtggcgcagtggttaagaatccgcctgccaatgcaggggacacgggtttgagccccggtccaggaggatcccacatgctgcagagcatcgaagcccgtgcgccatgactactgagtctgcgccctagagcccgcgagccacaattactgagcccacgtgccgcaactgctgaagcctgtgcgcctagagcccgtgctccacaacaagagaagccactgcaataagaagcctgtgcactgcaacgaagagtagcccccgctcgccgcaacaagagaaagcctgcgtgcagcaacgaagacccaacacagccaaaaataaataaataaaatatttaaaaagtaaataaataaagtgcggGTGGACGGTGCCTGCCTGGGAGAATTAGAAGAGCTGATGTGCTTGGAGGGAAAGCTCTGAACAGTCCTGAGGGTCCTGCAGTCGGGAGGGGGGGACAGTCACTGCCCAACCCCCCTTCCTCAGGCCCACGAGGACTCGGAGAAGCTGCGGGAGATCGTGTTGCCCATGGAGCAGGAGATTGAGGAGCTGAAGGCGAAATTGCTGAGGGCAGAGGAGCTGATCCAAGAGAtccaggtggggcttccctggtggcgcagtggttgagagtccgcctgccgatgcaggggacacgggttcgtgccctggtccgggaagatcccacatgccgcggagcggctgggcccgtgagccatggccgctgagcctgtgctcggcaatgggagaggccacaacaatgagaggcccacataccgaaaaaaaaaaaaaaaaaaaagagatccagGTGAGGGGGTGGCCAGGGGGCGCTGAGAGAAGAAGGGGCGCCGTAGGACCCTGGCCCCCCAgcctcttccctgccccctctccctaGAGACGTCCCCGGCATCCCCCTTCCCTGCACGGCTCCGCGGAGTTGCTCCTGTCCCGGGACCCATCTCCGCCACTGGAGCCTCTCGAGGAGCTGAGTGGAGACGGGGGCGCGGCGGCCGAGGCCTTCGCCCACAACTGTGATGACAGCGCCTccatctcctccttctccctgggcGGTGGAGCCAGCGGCAGTGCCTCCCTGCCCCGCAGCCGCCATGGCCTGAGCCCCGAGCAGGAGGAGACAGCCTCTCTGGTGTCCACGGGCACCCTGGTCCCTGAGGGCATCTACCTGCCCCCTCCTGGTTACCAGCTCGTCCCAGACAACCAGTGGGAGCAGCTGCAGGTGGAGGTGAGTGGAGTGGGCGGAGTGGGCAGCCGACGTGCACGCATCCCTTTCTTGCTTCAggtacttactgagcacctactatgtccaGGCCCTGAGCTAGAGCTGGGGATCCTGCAGTGAAGAAGAAACTTCCCACCCTCTTGGAGCTTCCTCTAGTGAGGGAGCCAGGCCCAAACACGCACATGGGCACATGAGGAAGACAGTGTCACTGGGTGAGACACCCAGAACAAGACTTAATAGGGTAATGGGGTAGAGACTGGCAATGCAGGAGACCATCCTGGCTGGAAAGTGAGGTGCTTTTTGAAGATTGGGGACCAAAGGAACTGCAGTTTCCAAGGCCCAGAGGACGGACAGACCACGGTGTGTCTGAGGAGCAGGAAGGCCacagaggaggggaagagagatgaGGTCAGAAAGGCAGGCGGGGGTCACAGGAGGTCGGCCTTGGCCTTGGGGCCAGCTATGGAGTTTGCATCTTAGAGGAGAAGCTGCAGGAAGCCTCTGTGGTGTGTCAGGCAGGGAGAAGCCTTCTCTGCTCCAGGCTTTTAACAGGTCACTGGGGCCTCTGGGTGGGAATGGACTgcagttgggggagggggcaacGGGAGAAGCAGGGTAGTGACCGGTTGGGAGGGCGATGCTTGACAAAGTTTAGAGAAAGGTGGTGACTGGGACCAGGAGATGGCAGCAGAGGTGGAGAGAAATGGGTGGACTTGGAATCCACTTTGGAGGCCACCGGGCAGGGACTGCTGATGGGTTGGACCTGGGGAGTGGAGGACTTAGAAGAGTCAGCATCCATTCCCGGGCCTTTGCCTTGAACGACTGGGTGAAAGATGGCACTGCCCACCGAGGTGCAGGGAGCAAGGCGTGAGAGGTCTGGCGAGGAGGGAAGGCCTCCCCTTGGCGGCTGGGGCTGAGGCCGACGTCTGTGGCAGGGGCGGCAGCTGCAGAAGGACCTGGAGAGCATCAGCCGGGAGCGGGATGAGCTGCAAGAGGGCCTGAGACGGAGTAACGAGGACTGCGCTAAGCAGGTGGGTTCAGCCTCTGCTCTGCAGGGCCTCCGCTCCCTGCCTCCTCCTGGCCCGGCCTCACCCTTGCCCCCCTTCCACCCACAGATGCAGGTGCTCCTGGCCCAGGTCCAGAACTCAGAGCAGCTGCTGCGGACCTTGCAGGGGACCGTGAGCCAGGCCCAGGAGCGGGTTCAGCTGCAGATGGTGAGGGCTGGGGGCCGGGACgggagggagaggagtgggaCGGGAATTGGTTGAGGGAGCCACGTGGAAGGTTGAGGCACCTGTCCTTCctcgccccctgcccccccccgccACCAGCCGCTCTGGCTTTGCCCTGGAGTTGGTGCCAGGAGGGTAAAAGGGTTTCAAGGGCACCTGGTACTGATTCAGAAGAACCCACCACGCACTCACTGTGATCTTGAGCTAATCCCACAagcccagagcctcagccttgaTGCCTTGAAATTGAGATAACGGGTCCTAGCTTACAGAGTTGTGAGAATGAAAAGCAGGGATTGCAAAATCGGATACTTTCTGAGACCAGGCAGGAGAGGCAGATGATTGAACTGGGCCACGTGTGAGGCAGGAAGGAGTAGCAGGGCAAACCAAGAGACCCTGTAAAGGGAGCTAGTGCCCCTTGACTCGCTGCCCATGGTGCGTGGGAGTGCAGGCTTGATGCTGCCTGGTTTTCTCATTTGTCGGGAGAAGCCAGAGATCCGGCTGTTTGTGTGTAGTCTCCCAGTTTTTAATGTTGTACTTgttgaaggttttttttgtttgtttgtttgttttgcgatacacgggcctctcactgttgtggcctctcctgttctcccgttacggagcacaggctccggacgtgcaggctcagcagccatggctcacgggcccagccactccgcggcatgtgggatcctcccggaccaaggcacgaactcgcgttccctgcatcggcaggcggactctcaacccctgcgccaccagggaagccccttgtttaaGGTTTAAAAACACCCATATGGACCAAATAAAACACCCGATGTGGCCTGTGGCTGCCACTGTGTGACCTCCAAGTCATTGAGGACGGTGTAGAAAGAgcttgagggagttccctggcggtccagtggttaagactccacgcttccactgcagggggcccaggttcgatccctggtcagggaactaagatctcgtgagccacgtggtgtggccaggaaaaaaaaaaaaaaaaaaaagagcttgggAGCCAAAGACGCTTACTAAagggtgtttctttctttctcagcctAGAAGGAGGGCATGGGCTTCCTGGCTCTCATTCCTGACCACTGGGAGGAGTGTTCAGGCTTTGGCCTCACGGGAGACTGGAGACCCCCTGTCCCCTCATCGCCTCGTCCTAACTGTCCATCCCCAGGCAGAGCTGGCTACCTCGCACAAGTGCCTGAGCCACGAGGTAAAGCGACTGACTGAGGAAAACCAAGGGCTCCGGGCTGAGCAGCCGCCGTCTTCAGCCCCCCGGGGCCTGGAGCAGGATGAGGGCCAGGAGGAGTCGCTGCCCGGCTCGCTGCTGGTAAGGCGGGGGACAGGCCCTTCCTCTCCACGCACAGCAAAGCATTGGCCTGGGGCCACGGGAGTCGGGGACGCACCCAGGCTGCTGTGTATTAGCTGCGTCACCACGGCCAACTCACTCAGCTTttctaaggctcagtttcctcctctgccaaATGGGACCACACCCCCCTCCCAGCATcagcacagagagaaaatgagTTAACAGAATGCTTGATGCAAAGGAAGCAGAAATTTGGCTTGTTATTTTTAAGTGACATGAGATCCACAAAATTGAATTCATCATAATCTTTGGTTCATAACAAGCTGTCATCATTGATCTGTGTGTGGCCTCTGCTgattgaatttattaaaaatatgaacatcaGCCGGAACCCTTGCCCACCCTGAGAACTGTAACTGACATCGCCTTACGTGCGCCCCACCCCGTGGTCCTTGGCTCTGTTCCTGCCGTCCTGAGCTTTATCATTCCCTTGCCCTTCTTTGGGatcatttttattacatatacaCGTCTGCCTAAACCGTGGAGTGctaattttagttgtttttagtTATAAAAACTCAGAATCTTGCTCTGGGTAGTCTCCTGGAGCTTTCACTCAGCACCGCTCCTGATGTCCTTCACCCCGGGTTGTGCTGCGGGAAAATATTCACTGCCGTCCCAGGGTATTTGTCCACTCTCCCGTGATgggtgtttgggttgtttcctctgttatgttttcttccttctttccttcctttcccctccccacaatCCCCTTCTAGCCGCTGGCCCCCGGCCAGCCCCGCACCCAGCCCGTGACTTGCATCCTTCCAGGAGCTGCGGCAGCTGGTGCGCCGCACTCAGCAGGAGGCGCGGGCCCACCAGCAGGCCCAGGAGCATGAGGCCGAGCGGCTGCGGATTGAGATCGTGACCCTGCGGGAGGCGCTGGAGGAAGAGACGGCAGCGAGGGCCAGCCTGGAGGGGCAGCTGAGGGTGCAGCGGGAGGAGACAGGTGAGGGAGGAGGCGGCGAGCCACCCCACCCTCGCTCCCCAGGAGGCTGAGTCCCCACCCCCTCGGGGACTGCCTGGGCaccaggaggggagagaggatgcAGTGCGAGAATGATGAGCTTtgacctctttctttc comes from the Delphinus delphis chromosome 15, mDelDel1.2, whole genome shotgun sequence genome and includes:
- the RABEP2 gene encoding rab GTPase-binding effector protein 2 isoform X1, producing the protein MAAPAPAAAGEDARRRQPEAALDPQTPEGTKVEAESGELDRLRAELAGALAEMETMKAVAEVSESTKAEAVAAVQRQCQEEVASLQAILKDSISSYEAQITSLKQERQQQQQDCEEKERELGRLKQLLSRAHPLDSLEKQMEKAHEDSEKLREIVLPMEQEIEELKAKLLRAEELIQEIQRRPRHPPSLHGSAELLLSRDPSPPLEPLEELSGDGGAAAEAFAHNCDDSASISSFSLGGGASGSASLPRSRHGLSPEQEETASLVSTGTLVPEGIYLPPPGYQLVPDNQWEQLQVEGRQLQKDLESISRERDELQEGLRRSNEDCAKQMQVLLAQVQNSEQLLRTLQGTVSQAQERVQLQMPRRRAWASWLSFLTTGRSVQALASRETGDPLSPHRLVLTVHPQAELATSHKCLSHEVKRLTEENQGLRAEQPPSSAPRGLEQDEGQEESLPGSLLELRQLVRRTQQEARAHQQAQEHEAERLRIEIVTLREALEEETAARASLEGQLRVQREETEVLEASLCSLRMEMERVQQEQSKARQQEVLRQPLGLGRTEEAQLTDLLSEQRAKMLRLQAELETSEQVQRDFVRLSQALQVRLERIRQAESLEQVRSIMDEAPLRDVGDIKDT
- the RABEP2 gene encoding rab GTPase-binding effector protein 2 isoform X2 produces the protein MAAPAPAAAGEDARRRQPEAALDPQTPEGTKVEAESGELDRLRAELAGALAEMETMKAVAEVSESTKAEAVAAVQRQCQEEVASLQAILKDSISSYEAQITSLKQERQQQQQDCEEKERELGRLKQLLSRAHPLDSLEKQMEKAHEDSEKLREIVLPMEQEIEELKAKLLRAEELIQEIQRRPRHPPSLHGSAELLLSRDPSPPLEPLEELSGDGGAAAEAFAHNCDDSASISSFSLGGGASGSASLPRSRHGLSPEQEETASLVSTGTLVPEGIYLPPPGYQLVPDNQWEQLQVEGRQLQKDLESISRERDELQEGLRRSNEDCAKQMQVLLAQVQNSEQLLRTLQGTVSQAQERVQLQMAELATSHKCLSHEVKRLTEENQGLRAEQPPSSAPRGLEQDEGQEESLPGSLLELRQLVRRTQQEARAHQQAQEHEAERLRIEIVTLREALEEETAARASLEGQLRVQREETEVLEASLCSLRMEMERVQQEQSKARQQEVLRQPLGLGRTEELYVLCPQAQLTDLLSEQRAKMLRLQAELETSEQVQRDFVRLSQALQVRLERIRQAESLEQVRSIMDEAPLRDVGDIKDT
- the RABEP2 gene encoding rab GTPase-binding effector protein 2 isoform X3, encoding MAAPAPAAAGEDARRRQPEAALDPQTPEGTKVEAESGELDRLRAELAGALAEMETMKAVAEVSESTKAEAVAAVQRQCQEEVASLQAILKDSISSYEAQITSLKQERQQQQQDCEEKERELGRLKQLLSRAHPLDSLEKQMEKAHEDSEKLREIVLPMEQEIEELKAKLLRAEELIQEIQRRPRHPPSLHGSAELLLSRDPSPPLEPLEELSGDGGAAAEAFAHNCDDSASISSFSLGGGASGSASLPRSRHGLSPEQEETASLVSTGTLVPEGIYLPPPGYQLVPDNQWEQLQVEGRQLQKDLESISRERDELQEGLRRSNEDCAKQMQVLLAQVQNSEQLLRTLQGTVSQAQERVQLQMAELATSHKCLSHEVKRLTEENQGLRAEQPPSSAPRGLEQDEGQEESLPGSLLELRQLVRRTQQEARAHQQAQEHEAERLRIEIVTLREALEEETAARASLEGQLRVQREETEVLEASLCSLRMEMERVQQEQSKARQQEVLRQPLGLGRTEEAQLTDLLSEQRAKMLRLQAELETSEQVQRDFVRLSQALQVRLERIRQAESLEQVRSIMDEAPLRDVGDIKDT